A portion of the Streptomyces sp. NBC_01335 genome contains these proteins:
- a CDS encoding alpha/beta fold hydrolase — protein sequence MSRPPTFTPPPCARARTLRTPRGDFAALDAVPRTDPRGTVLMLPGYTGSKEDFVALLEPLTAAGFRAVAVDGRGQYESRGTGRQEDYEQRELARDVLAQTLALGTADGTPTHLLGHSLGGQIARAAVLLDPVPFRSLTLMSSGPAEVSAGQRDKVKLLGDALAALTMDQVWDAMRALDPPEDADTGGGEDLRRRWLMNDPAQLIATGRQLSVEPDRVDELAATGRPVHVVSGERDDVWPVGLLTAMAARLGACRTTVVGAEHSPNTARPEETAAALVAFWESLRLP from the coding sequence ATGAGCCGGCCGCCGACCTTCACCCCGCCCCCCTGTGCCCGTGCCCGGACGCTGCGCACCCCGCGCGGCGACTTCGCCGCACTGGACGCCGTACCGCGTACCGACCCGCGCGGCACGGTCCTGATGCTTCCCGGCTACACCGGGAGCAAGGAGGACTTCGTCGCCCTCCTCGAACCCCTGACCGCCGCCGGTTTCCGGGCCGTCGCCGTGGACGGCCGCGGGCAGTACGAGAGCCGGGGCACGGGTCGTCAGGAGGATTACGAGCAGCGCGAGTTGGCGCGGGACGTCCTCGCGCAGACGCTGGCGCTCGGCACCGCGGACGGCACGCCGACGCACCTGCTCGGCCATTCACTGGGCGGCCAGATCGCCCGCGCGGCCGTCCTCCTGGACCCCGTGCCCTTCCGCTCGCTGACGCTGATGTCGTCCGGGCCCGCCGAGGTCTCCGCCGGGCAGCGGGACAAGGTGAAGCTGCTCGGCGACGCACTGGCCGCGCTGACCATGGATCAGGTGTGGGACGCGATGCGGGCGTTGGACCCGCCGGAGGACGCGGACACCGGCGGCGGCGAGGATCTGCGCCGCCGGTGGCTGATGAACGATCCCGCGCAGCTGATCGCCACCGGACGCCAGTTGTCCGTGGAGCCGGACCGGGTGGACGAGCTGGCCGCGACCGGCCGGCCCGTCCACGTCGTCTCCGGGGAGCGCGACGACGTGTGGCCGGTCGGGCTGCTCACCGCGATGGCCGCCCGGCTGGGCGCCTGCCGCACCACGGTCGTGGGCGCGGAGCACTCCCCCAACACCGCGCGCCCCGAGGAGACGGCGGCGGCGCTGGTGGCGTTCTGGGAGAGCCTCCGCCTTCCCTGA
- a CDS encoding DEAD/DEAH box helicase, translating to MSPFPIQEMTLPVALSGSDVIGQAKTGTGKTLGFGLPLLEIVTVPADVEAGRAAPEKLTDAPQALVVVPTRELCQQVTNDLLTAGKVRNVRVQAIYGGRAYEPQVEALKKGVDVVVGTPGRLLDLAGQRKLDLSHVRALVLDEADEMLDLGFLPDVERILTMLPTKRQTMLFSATMPGAVISLARRYMSQPTHINATSPDDEGTTVKNTTQFVYRAHNMDKPEMVSRILQADGRGLAMIFCRTKRTAADIAEQLEKRGFASGAVHGDLGQGAREQALRAFRNGKVDVLVCTDVAARGIDVEGVTHVINYQSPEDEKTYLHRIGRTGRAGAKGTAVTLVDWDDIPRWQLINKALDLKFPDPPETYSTSPHLFSDLGIPEGTKGILPRAERTRAGLRAEELEDLGETGGRGRKAPASSGPAREAREPREERPARTPRQRRRTRGGAGQEEGVATVPAPASEAVPAPESGQVAGSTEPRTPRRRRRGRVGVAEAVAAEAAAVAVAEAPAPVAKAPEAVVEAPVAVEATKPVRRRRTRAAAPAEPEFQTVAVAVGFAEPAAETKPRRRPRVVKPVEDEVDFQIAPPSEPESESRPRRRPRTAAKPATETKAEAKPRTRKAAAPKTAVKAEPEAAVAAPAADAAEEKPKRRRRTVAKPETAVVAEAEAVASEAAEAPARTRRRRTRPATAEAASTES from the coding sequence ATGTCCCCCTTCCCGATCCAGGAGATGACGCTCCCCGTCGCGCTCTCCGGCAGCGACGTCATCGGCCAGGCGAAGACCGGCACCGGCAAGACGCTGGGCTTCGGCCTGCCCCTCCTGGAGATCGTCACCGTCCCCGCCGACGTCGAGGCGGGCCGGGCCGCGCCCGAGAAGCTGACGGACGCGCCGCAGGCGCTCGTCGTGGTCCCCACCCGCGAGCTCTGCCAGCAGGTCACCAACGACCTCCTCACCGCCGGCAAGGTCCGTAACGTCCGCGTCCAGGCCATCTACGGCGGCCGGGCGTACGAGCCCCAGGTCGAGGCGCTGAAGAAGGGCGTCGACGTGGTCGTCGGCACCCCCGGCCGCCTGCTCGACCTGGCGGGCCAGCGCAAGCTGGACCTGTCCCACGTCCGCGCGCTCGTCCTCGACGAGGCCGACGAGATGCTGGACCTGGGCTTCCTGCCCGACGTCGAGCGCATCCTCACGATGCTGCCGACGAAGCGTCAGACGATGCTCTTCTCGGCGACGATGCCCGGCGCCGTGATCAGCCTCGCCCGCCGCTACATGTCGCAGCCCACGCACATCAACGCCACGTCGCCCGACGACGAGGGCACGACGGTCAAGAACACGACCCAGTTCGTGTACCGGGCGCACAACATGGACAAGCCCGAGATGGTCTCGCGCATCCTCCAGGCCGACGGCCGGGGACTGGCGATGATCTTCTGCCGCACCAAGCGCACCGCCGCCGACATCGCGGAGCAGCTGGAGAAGCGCGGTTTCGCCTCCGGCGCGGTCCACGGCGACCTCGGTCAGGGCGCGCGCGAGCAGGCGCTGCGCGCGTTCCGCAACGGCAAGGTCGACGTCCTCGTCTGCACCGACGTCGCGGCGCGCGGTATCGATGTCGAGGGTGTGACCCACGTCATCAACTACCAGTCGCCCGAGGACGAGAAGACCTACCTGCACCGCATCGGCCGCACCGGCCGCGCGGGCGCCAAGGGCACCGCCGTCACGCTGGTGGACTGGGACGACATCCCGCGCTGGCAGCTGATCAACAAGGCGCTGGACCTGAAGTTCCCGGACCCCCCGGAGACGTACTCCACCTCGCCGCACCTGTTCTCGGACCTCGGCATTCCCGAGGGCACGAAGGGCATACTGCCGCGTGCCGAGCGGACCCGTGCGGGTCTGCGCGCGGAGGAGCTCGAGGACCTCGGCGAGACCGGTGGCCGGGGACGCAAGGCTCCCGCCTCCTCGGGTCCCGCCCGTGAGGCCCGTGAGCCCCGCGAGGAGCGCCCCGCGCGCACCCCGCGTCAGCGCCGCCGCACCCGTGGCGGAGCCGGCCAGGAGGAGGGCGTCGCCACGGTGCCCGCACCCGCGTCCGAGGCCGTACCGGCCCCGGAGAGCGGCCAGGTCGCCGGGTCGACGGAGCCGCGCACCCCGCGCCGCCGCCGTCGTGGCCGGGTCGGTGTCGCGGAGGCCGTCGCCGCCGAGGCGGCAGCCGTCGCGGTGGCCGAGGCTCCCGCACCGGTCGCGAAGGCGCCGGAGGCGGTCGTGGAGGCCCCCGTAGCTGTCGAGGCCACCAAGCCGGTCCGTCGTCGCCGTACCCGGGCCGCCGCTCCGGCCGAGCCGGAGTTCCAGACGGTGGCCGTCGCCGTGGGCTTCGCCGAGCCCGCGGCCGAGACGAAGCCGCGCCGCCGTCCCCGGGTCGTGAAGCCCGTCGAGGACGAGGTCGACTTCCAGATCGCCCCGCCCTCGGAGCCCGAGTCCGAGAGCCGCCCGCGCCGCCGTCCCCGTACGGCCGCCAAGCCGGCCACGGAGACGAAGGCCGAGGCGAAGCCCCGCACCCGCAAGGCCGCCGCGCCGAAGACCGCTGTGAAGGCCGAGCCCGAGGCGGCCGTGGCCGCACCGGCCGCCGACGCCGCGGAGGAGAAGCCGAAGCGCCGTCGCCGGACCGTCGCCAAGCCGGAGACCGCGGTGGTCGCCGAGGCGGAGGCCGTGGCGAGCGAGGCGGCCGAGGCTCCGGCCCGTACCCGTCGTCGGCGTACCCGCCCGGCGACCGCCGAGGCCGCGTCGACCGAGAGCTGA
- a CDS encoding ferritin-like fold-containing protein: METPDNAARTPDEAPAPTGTAAGSWSTASVDPQYRAAVVDLLGALAYGELAAFERLAEDAKLAPTLGDKAELAKMASAEFHHFEQLTDRLSTIGENPTGAMEPFARALDDFHRQTAPSDWLEGLVKAYVGDSIASDFYREVAIRLDADTRDLVLAVLDDTGHGNFAVEKVRAAIEADPRVGGRLALWARRLMGEALSQAQRVVADRDALSTMLVGGVADGFDLAEVGRMFSRITEAHTKRMAALGLAA, translated from the coding sequence ATGGAGACGCCTGACAACGCCGCTCGCACGCCCGACGAAGCCCCCGCACCCACCGGCACCGCCGCCGGAAGCTGGTCGACGGCATCGGTCGACCCGCAGTACCGCGCCGCCGTGGTGGACCTGCTGGGCGCCCTCGCGTACGGGGAACTGGCCGCCTTCGAGCGGCTCGCCGAGGACGCCAAACTCGCGCCGACCCTCGGCGACAAGGCGGAACTGGCGAAGATGGCCTCCGCGGAATTCCATCATTTCGAGCAGCTCACCGACCGGCTGTCGACGATCGGCGAGAACCCGACCGGGGCCATGGAGCCGTTCGCCAGGGCGCTGGACGACTTCCACCGCCAGACCGCCCCCTCCGACTGGCTGGAAGGCCTGGTCAAGGCGTACGTCGGCGACTCGATCGCCAGCGACTTCTACCGCGAGGTCGCCATCCGGCTCGACGCGGACACCCGGGACCTGGTGCTCGCCGTCCTGGACGACACCGGCCACGGGAACTTCGCGGTGGAGAAGGTACGGGCCGCGATCGAGGCCGACCCCCGCGTCGGCGGCCGGCTCGCCCTCTGGGCCCGGCGGCTGATGGGCGAGGCGCTCTCGCAGGCCCAGCGGGTGGTCGCCGACCGCGACGCGCTCTCCACGATGCTGGTGGGCGGCGTCGCGGACGGTTTCGACCTCGCCGAGGTCGGCCGGATGTTCTCCCGGATCACCGAGGCGCACACCAAGCGGATGGCCGCCCTGGGCCTAGCGGCCTGA
- a CDS encoding DUF3107 domain-containing protein, whose protein sequence is MEVKIGVQHTPREIVLESGLSAEDVESAVAEALGGKAQLLSLTDDKGRKVLVPADRIAYVEIGEPAARRVGFGAL, encoded by the coding sequence GTGGAGGTCAAGATCGGGGTGCAGCACACGCCCCGCGAGATCGTTCTGGAGAGCGGGCTTTCCGCCGAGGACGTCGAGAGCGCGGTCGCCGAGGCGCTCGGCGGCAAGGCGCAGCTGCTCAGCCTCACGGACGACAAGGGCCGCAAGGTCCTCGTGCCGGCCGACCGGATCGCGTACGTCGAGATCGGCGAGCCGGCTGCCCGGCGTGTCGGGTTCGGCGCACTGTAA
- a CDS encoding TetR/AcrR family transcriptional regulator has protein sequence MSAIEQTEAARPRGTRLPRRARRNQLLGAAQEVFVAQGYHAAAMDDIAERAGVSKPVLYQHFPGKLELYLALLDQHCESLLQAVRTALASTTENKQRVEATMDAYFAYVEDEGGAFRLVFESDLTNEPAVRERVDRVSLQCAEAISDVIAGDTGQSKDESMLLAVGLGGVAQVVARYWLSSPSGIPRDTAVQLLTSLAWRGIAGFPLHGAE, from the coding sequence GTGAGCGCCATCGAGCAGACAGAGGCAGCGCGCCCGCGGGGCACTCGCCTGCCCCGCCGCGCCCGACGCAACCAGCTCCTGGGCGCCGCCCAGGAGGTCTTCGTCGCACAGGGGTACCACGCCGCCGCGATGGACGACATCGCCGAGCGGGCCGGCGTCAGCAAGCCGGTCCTCTACCAGCACTTCCCCGGGAAGCTGGAGCTGTACCTGGCCCTCCTCGACCAGCACTGCGAGTCGCTGCTCCAGGCGGTGCGCACCGCCCTCGCGTCGACGACGGAGAACAAGCAGCGCGTCGAGGCCACCATGGACGCCTATTTCGCGTACGTGGAGGACGAGGGCGGCGCCTTCCGCCTGGTCTTCGAGTCGGACCTGACCAACGAGCCCGCCGTGCGCGAGCGGGTGGACCGGGTCTCCCTCCAGTGCGCAGAGGCGATCTCGGACGTCATCGCGGGCGACACCGGCCAGTCCAAAGACGAATCGATGCTGCTGGCCGTCGGGCTCGGCGGGGTCGCGCAGGTGGTGGCCCGCTACTGGCTCTCCAGCCCCTCCGGCATCCCGCGCGACACGGCGGTGCAGCTGCTCACCTCGCTCGCCTGGCGCGGCATCGCGGGCTTCCCGCTGCACGGGGCCGAATAG
- a CDS encoding alpha/beta fold hydrolase, which produces MSSTELPGVQAAAAAVAPTVSAVHVGSGESLRTVPLAGLSLTVRSRPGVRAGLPPALYVHGLGGSSQNWSALMPLLADVVDGEAVDLPGFGDSPPPDDGAYSVTAHARAVIRLLDAQARGPVHLVGNSLGGAVSTRVAAVRPDLVRTLTLISPALPEIRVQRPAVPTGLLALPGVAALFSRLSRGMTAEQRTRGVMALCYGDPSRITEEGFRQAVAEMERRMELPYFWDAMARSARGIVDAYTLGGQQGLWRQAERVLAPTLLVYGGRDKLVSYRMARKASGAFRDARLLSLPEAGHVAMMEYPEAVAQAIRELVDDNGGS; this is translated from the coding sequence ATGTCTTCGACCGAGCTGCCGGGTGTCCAGGCCGCCGCCGCGGCGGTCGCCCCCACGGTCAGTGCCGTGCACGTCGGGTCCGGGGAGAGTCTGCGCACCGTCCCCCTGGCCGGCCTGAGCCTGACCGTCCGTTCCCGGCCCGGCGTGCGCGCCGGGCTCCCTCCGGCGCTGTACGTCCACGGGCTGGGCGGGTCCTCGCAGAACTGGTCCGCCCTGATGCCGCTCCTGGCGGACGTGGTGGACGGCGAGGCGGTCGACCTGCCCGGGTTCGGCGACTCACCGCCGCCGGACGACGGCGCGTACTCGGTGACCGCGCACGCCCGGGCGGTCATCCGGCTGCTCGACGCGCAGGCGCGCGGCCCGGTCCACCTCGTCGGCAACTCGCTGGGCGGCGCGGTCTCCACCCGGGTCGCGGCCGTCCGCCCCGACCTGGTGCGCACCCTCACCCTGATCTCGCCCGCCCTGCCCGAGATCCGCGTCCAGCGCCCGGCCGTACCGACCGGGCTGCTGGCGCTCCCCGGGGTCGCCGCGCTCTTCTCCCGGCTCAGCCGGGGCATGACCGCCGAACAGCGCACCCGCGGGGTCATGGCACTCTGTTACGGCGATCCGTCGCGGATCACCGAGGAGGGGTTCCGCCAGGCGGTGGCCGAGATGGAACGGCGGATGGAACTGCCGTACTTCTGGGACGCCATGGCGCGCTCCGCCCGCGGCATCGTCGACGCGTACACGCTCGGCGGGCAGCAGGGACTGTGGCGCCAGGCCGAGCGGGTGCTCGCGCCGACGCTCCTGGTGTACGGCGGACGGGACAAGCTCGTCTCGTACCGGATGGCGCGCAAGGCCTCCGGAGCGTTCCGCGACGCGCGCCTGCTGTCGCTGCCCGAGGCCGGGCACGTGGCGATGATGGAGTACCCGGAGGCGGTCGCCCAGGCGATCCGGGAATTGGTGGACGACAACGGCGGGAGCTGA
- a CDS encoding DUF3152 domain-containing protein, which yields MGRHSRRGAEAEGPAGEAAPAQAGAPGAGSGSGRRRRATEPASSGRDGQRSPEAPADTPFQGVPQVRGGHPEHREPGGGWGTGPQPRYGRGEAQGPGRPAGQARQQTRSGEFPPGRPGGDPHAGDPRAGDPRASGRRPEGAVGAPVGRSVSRPAPGGTPLIPGPRPEFVDAFDAPSVGLPVRPVPSRVSVPAEGPEAGERRDDGPDGGVEGGAGDGTEGTDGTPGKGGRGGKGRTFTGIAAAAVTTVLAVVVAGQVAQSHGGDGSPQVSGTRGSGQGGSRSDARPTAGTAKSAPLKAMSYEEKMATPYPLAADLAGGGKFEVVPGAAKAPGTGHEYRYRIDVEVGLGLDQGLFAEAVQKTLNDDRSWAHHGDMTFERISTGTPDFVITLASPGTTGVWCAKSGLDTTEDNVSCDSASTERVMINAYRWAQGSVTFGPDKLLPYRQMLINHEVGHRLGHNHVSCRTPGTLAPVMQQQTKSLDIDGITCKPNPWVYPAS from the coding sequence GTGGGACGACACAGCCGAAGGGGCGCCGAGGCCGAAGGTCCGGCGGGCGAAGCCGCACCGGCCCAGGCCGGTGCGCCGGGGGCGGGCTCCGGCAGTGGCCGCCGCAGGAGGGCGACCGAACCGGCGTCCTCCGGGCGCGACGGACAGCGGTCGCCCGAGGCGCCCGCGGACACCCCGTTCCAGGGCGTCCCGCAGGTGCGCGGCGGCCACCCCGAACACCGTGAACCCGGCGGCGGCTGGGGCACGGGACCGCAGCCGCGCTACGGCCGCGGCGAGGCCCAGGGGCCCGGACGGCCCGCCGGCCAGGCCCGGCAGCAGACACGTTCGGGCGAATTTCCGCCCGGCCGACCGGGCGGTGACCCGCACGCCGGTGACCCCCGCGCCGGCGACCCGCGTGCCTCCGGGCGGCGGCCGGAGGGCGCGGTGGGTGCGCCGGTCGGCCGGTCGGTTTCCCGGCCCGCGCCCGGCGGTACGCCGCTGATACCTGGCCCCCGGCCCGAGTTCGTGGATGCGTTCGACGCCCCGTCGGTAGGACTTCCGGTACGGCCCGTCCCCTCGCGGGTCTCCGTGCCCGCCGAGGGACCCGAGGCCGGGGAGCGGCGCGACGACGGTCCGGACGGCGGCGTCGAGGGCGGCGCCGGGGACGGCACCGAAGGCACGGACGGCACCCCGGGCAAGGGCGGCCGGGGCGGCAAGGGCCGGACGTTCACCGGTATCGCGGCGGCCGCGGTGACCACCGTGCTCGCCGTGGTCGTGGCCGGGCAGGTGGCCCAGAGTCACGGCGGTGACGGCTCTCCGCAGGTCTCCGGCACCCGGGGGAGCGGCCAGGGAGGTTCGCGCTCCGACGCCCGTCCGACCGCCGGGACGGCCAAGTCCGCACCGCTCAAGGCCATGTCGTACGAGGAGAAGATGGCCACGCCCTACCCGCTCGCCGCCGATCTGGCGGGCGGCGGGAAGTTCGAGGTCGTCCCGGGCGCGGCGAAGGCACCCGGCACCGGGCACGAGTACCGCTACCGGATCGACGTGGAGGTGGGACTCGGTCTCGACCAGGGCCTCTTCGCCGAGGCCGTGCAGAAGACCCTCAACGACGACCGCAGTTGGGCGCACCACGGGGACATGACGTTCGAGCGGATCTCCACGGGCACGCCCGACTTCGTCATCACCCTGGCCAGCCCCGGCACCACCGGAGTCTGGTGCGCGAAGTCCGGCCTGGACACCACCGAGGACAACGTCTCCTGCGACTCCGCGTCCACCGAGCGCGTCATGATCAACGCCTACCGGTGGGCCCAGGGTTCGGTCACCTTCGGTCCCGACAAACTCCTGCCCTACCGGCAGATGCTCATCAACCACGAGGTCGGACACCGGCTCGGGCACAACCACGTGAGCTGCCGGACCCCGGGAACGCTCGCGCCCGTGATGCAGCAGCAGACGAAGTCACTCGACATCGACGGCATCACATGCAAGCCCAACCCTTGGGTCTACCCCGCCAGTTGA
- a CDS encoding Ms4533A family Cys-rich leader peptide: MSRILITSESAALERALIGVTRHCVADILCR; encoded by the coding sequence ATGTCACGCATTCTGATCACCTCCGAGAGCGCCGCCCTGGAGCGCGCGCTCATCGGCGTGACCAGGCACTGCGTCGCCGACATTCTCTGTCGCTGA